The DNA segment CCCGCAAGGTTACCGGTTGCCCGATTCGGGACCTCACCGCCGGTTTTAAGGCTTACCGCTGTGATATGCTCAAAAAACTGGACCTGAATGCTCTAAAGGAAGATGGCTACGGGTTTCAGATTGAAATTGACTTCTTAATCTGGCGTAAAGGCGGCAGAATTAAGGAAATCCCCATCGTCTTTACCGAGCGCCGCACCGGCGTTTCCAAGATGTCGAAGCGCATCATCTGGCAGGCATTCATCCTTGTATTGCGCCTGCGCCTGCAGCGGCTCTTTGGCCGGATTTAGTGCCGAGGGGGGGATTTGAACCCCCATGGGTTTCCCCACTAACTCCTGAGGCTAGCGCGTCTGCCATTTCCGCCACCTCGGCAAATTACTCAAAAATCCAAGTGTTTTATAATATCCCGAAAATACCTTTTGGTCAAGAAATGTCCTAAAAGCCGTCGGCAACATCGCTAATCCGGACATTGTCGCAGAGAAGCCAGGAGGGCACCGCCATCGCCTCTGGTGAACGGCGCTCATAGGTTGATGAAATATTCTGGGCAACCAATGCAGCCGAAACTGCGACGATATTATTGAAAACATTGGGTATTGAATCGGTGATGCGGGAAGAGAAAATCGGAGAAACAAACCTGCCGTCTTTGACAAGCAAGGCATTAAACCTTGATGAGCCGGTAAAGATACCCTTGGTCGGGTCAGGAAGATGGGTGTAATGGAGATGGGGGATATAAAGGGCGTTGTCAGCAAGTGCCAGCGCCTCTTTAAGCCCTGCCGGACCTGAGCCACCAACAAATACCAGATCCCAGTTCATCAGGTCATGACCGGTCCTTTCCTTTTTGTACTTTGCTGCGGTCTGCGAGTCATAGCAGACACCGGCAAAAACCCCTTTCTCCACCAGTTTGAACAGCCTGCGCCTCTTGCCAGTGAAATCAAAGGGCATTCCAAACACCAAGGGATGATCAGGGTCGTCAAAGATGGTGACCATCTCTGAGAAGATTTTGTCACCGGGTCTGTTCTTTGCGGTAAAAGCCCTTCCCTCCTCATAGGCCCTGCCGAAAAAGCCGCTCCACACCGAGAGTGCAACCAGTTCGGCAATCGCCTGCGGTCCGAAAAGGACCCGTTGATTACCGATCGGGGTTTTATAACCGGGGTTGTTTTCATAAATGGGCAAGAGCGCCTCAAACTCCTGGGCAACATCATCAGCGGAAAACTCGTTAGCCCTTTTCTGCGTCCGCTCAACCGAAAGTTCCCATTTCTTTATACTCTCCTTCAAGACCAAGACCAGTCTGCCATCGGTCATCTTTCGGTATGCCTCGTTGTCATTGGCGGTGGTGATGTAGAACATCTCGGTTGAACCTGTTGACCAGGAGCCGGAAAAGTCATACCTGCCTTTGGGTTTCAGGCTTTTGATAACCTTAGCGCACAGCTCGGCTTTGCTGTTTGGGGAAATGTTTTCCAGTTCTGGGTCGTAACCACGGGTATCATCAACCGTCTCCTCAACCATTCCAAATATCGGGTCATAGTCCTTGGGAAGGGCATTGCGGCAGTTCTCCTCTGCCTGTCTCAGCGCTGATTTTAACTGCTCAAGCGAGGTGATGTCTGCGGTCAGGGTAAAATCTCCAACCCGACGCCCATCCTGCACCGAGACATCAAGCCTTGTCAACTCCTCAGAGGTGGAAAGGGCGATTGCGGAATTCCCCAGCCTGATCAGACTGGAGCGCTCCCGATGAAACGAGAACTCGGCGTTGAGTCCGCTCCTGCGGGCATAGTCCCGCGCCTCCAAGAGAATTGTCCGAATCCTATCCTCAAGCATCCTTACCTCCCTTCGCCGGTAATCACATTCTTGAACCGCATCACCGGCACACCGTGTCCAACCTCCATAATCTGATTGGGCTCCCCCTTGCCGCAGTTTGCCACCTGAAACAATCGCCAGGTTGAGCGATCACCCACCATATCAAGTGAATTGTAAAACTCAAGGGTGTGCCCCTGATAGGTCGGGTTCTTATAAACCTTGGTAATCCTGCCCTCCTTGACCTCCCAGGCGATTTCGCAGCCGAAATGGAAGTGCTCCCGGTTGGAGCCAATCGACCAGGAGACCGGCATATCCAGAATCACCCCATCCTCGGTTGCCCTCACAATATCATCAAGGGTGCCATCATCTCCCCATTCCACACAGACATTGGTCATCCGGTCAATCGGCGTCTTGTAAAATCCGGCAGCACGTGCGGACGCACCCGACTCCCTGACAACGGTCTTGCCCGCCAGGGCATTCGCCTCTGCCAGATCCAGCCGGCAGCATAAAACATTCACCAAAATCCCGTTCTTAATCAGATAGTATTCGTGCTGGGGTGTGCCCTCATCATCATAACCGAATGTGCCGGGCGAATTCTCCACCACCATCACCTTGGCATTCAACTTCTCGCTGCCATAGCGCAAAGAGCCAATCATCTCCGGCTTGACATGGGAGCCACCGGCAAAGGAGAGTTCATAACCGAGGATGCGGTCAAGTTCCAAAGGGTGACCAATCGTCTCATGCACCTGCAGATGCCCCTGACCGGGCAGGAGAATCACATCCCGCCTTTTCGGAGGCAGGGTCTCCGCAGCCACAATCTCGCCCAGTTCCTTCTTGATGCGCTCGGTATGTTCACTAAACGCCTTGGGGTCACTAAGCCACTCAAAACCGCGGGTGCCGGTGCCGTCAGAGTCAAGGGCATAACTGCGGCGCTGGGTCCTGCCCTCCTTGTCGCGTGCCATCACCACCATCTCGGCAAAGGTGTTCAAAACCCAGCGTTCAATCTCTGTCCCTTCGGTATTGAAATAGTGGATGCGCCGCTTCTGAAAAAGGGCGCTCACCATCCGGTGCTCAACCGTTTTGTCCTTCAACCTTTCATCCACCATCTTCAGGAACTCAAGTTTCTCCTGCAGGGGCAGTTCAAACGGGTCCTTTTCAAACGGCGGCTGATATTTGCCTTTTACCGGCTGTGCCTTACCCATATCCTTGGGAAAGCCCAAAAGCCAAAGGGCCGCCTCGGCATTGGCAAGCGCCCGGTCAAAACAGGCAGAGAGGGCATTAAGGTCCGCAGTGGCGGCAAAACCAACCGCACCCTGCTTTAAAACCCTGACCCCGATTCCCCTTTCCCGGCGCCGGTAGTTTGCCTCAAGGTTGCCGTCATAAATGACCAGCCTTTCTGATGAGTCCTCATCATAAAAACGGACATCGGCAAAACTGCAGCCAAGGTCAAGCATCCTTTTCAGTTCTGACCTGACTGCACTGGTAAAATTATTACTCATACCCATTCTTGCTCCTCATCTTATTATGTCCTGCAAAAAATAGTTAAAAATAATAACAGAAAAATTTATCTTGGCAAGCAAGAACTCAACACCAAACAAACTCACTGAAAATCAACCCCTTGTCCATAGAACCATCAATAGCCCCTGTCCGAAATGACAAACCATCAAACCCCAGGAGACCGAAATAACGCCTTTCCCTTAAATTAACACGCTGATTTGCAATAACTTGCCTGATTAACCCGCCAAAAGGGAAACGACCGGGGGAGTGACCCCCGGGGTCAATTCGGGCTTGGGTTAACACCTCCCGAAAGGAAAGACCGATGACCAAGGACCGATGACCAACTTCGGTCTCCTTTCCGGTTTTTGCCTGTAAAAAAGTGGGGGATTCCGGGAATTTATTGACTTTTGCCCAAACCCTTTTAGATTAATGGAGGTTAAAGGCTTGCTTCGGAGGGCTAGCCTAACTGGTAAGGCAGCAGACTTGAAATCTGCCGACCTCTCAACAGGTCTTGCGGGTTCGAATCCTGCGCCCTCCGTTGAAAAGTTGATAGTTCCTGGTTGTCAGTTCTTGGTTTTAGAAACCAGACCATGAACTATGAACTAAAAACTAAATCGGGAGAGGTGGCCGAGCGGCTGAAGGCAACCGCTTGCTAAGCGGTTATACGGGTAAAACCGTATCAAGGGTTCGAATCCCTTCCTCTCCGTTCTTGATATAATATGAGTTCAGAAAAGGTCCGGGTAAGGATTGCGCCTTCGCCAACCGGTGCGATGCATTTAGGTCTGGCGCGGACCGCGCTCTACAACTGGCTCTTTGCCCGCCAGCATCAGGGCACATTTATCTTGCGGATTGATGACACCGATGTTTTGCGCAACAAGGAGGAGATGCTTGAACCGATTCTCTCGGGTTTAGAGTGGCTTGGTCTTGACTGGGATGAGGGACCGAAAAAGGAGGGACCCTTTGCCCCCTATTATCAGTCGCAAAGGTCCGCGGTTTACGAGGAGGCGGTCAAAAAACTGATTGACTGCGGTGCCGCCTATCTTGATTATGCCACGCCCGAGGAGATAGCCCTTGAGCGGGAAAGGGCAAAACAGGAGGGCAAAACCTTTCGCTACAGCCGGCGCTGGCTCGCAGAAACCGAGGAGGACTGTCGGCGTTTTGAAAGGGAGGGCAGAAAGCCGGTTGTCAGATTGAAGATGCCTCGCGAGGGAAAACTGATAATTGATGACTTGATTCGGGGGCGGGTTGAGTTTGACCTGAGCCTGGAGCAGGACCACATCATTCAGCGCCAGGATAAAACCTTCCTTTATCACCTCACCAGTGCGGTTGACGACGGGGAGATGAAAATCAGCCACATCATCAGGGCTGAGGAACACCTCTCCAATACGCCCAGGCAGGTCTTTATCCTTGAGGCTTTGGGTTACCCCTTGCCGAAATTTGCCCATCTGCCCTATGTTGCCGAACCAGGAACAAAGAACAAGCTGAGCAAAAGGAAATTGAAGGAGTACTTGAAAAAGCCGGAGTTTGCCGAACTGATGCAGCGGGGAGAGCGGATTAGAGCGCGCCTGCATATTGAGACAACACCTGAACTCTTCAACCCGGTGGTGATTGACTTCTATCAGAAGACCGGTTTTCTGCCTGAGGCGCTTTTAAACTATCTTGCCCTTCTGGGCTGGTCATTTGACGACCGGACCGAGTTCTTTACCAGAGATGATTTGATCAAGGCGTTCTCCCTGGAAAGGGTGGTGCGCTCACCCGCAGGTTTTGACCCGCAGAAACTTCTGGCATTTCAGGTCCATTATATGATGGGTTTGCCAGTTGAAAAAAGGGTGGAACTGGTTCTCCCCTATCTCCTTCAGGCAAATCTCCTTTCCCTGCCGGTTCGTGAAAATGAGCGCAAAATGGTGCAGGAGATTGTTCTGGCTGCAGGTGACAGAATTAAACTTGCCGGCGACATCCTTGAATATGACTATTTCTTTGTTGAGGACGAAAAACTCACTTATGATGAAAAGGCGCTCCGGCGCTGGTTAGGGAAAAGGCATCAACGGCAAATCTTAACCGATGCCAAAGAGGCATTGAGACTCCTGCCGGTCTGGGAAAAGGAACAGTTGCAGGCGAAACTTGAGGCTTACATCAAGGAGAAGAATATCAAGGGGATGGAGTTGAGCCAGGCTTTAAGGGTGGCGATAACCGGACGGGATTACGGCTTTGGAATCTACGATATTTTGACAATTATGGGCAAAGAGCGGGTCATTAATAGGGTTGAGCGGGTGCTGTCGCAACAACACCCTGAAGATTGACATCAGCCTGCTCATATTTTATTATTCCTAATTATGAACAAAGAGTCTGAAAAAAAGTCGGGTCCGGATTTTATCCGGAGGATTATCAACGAGGATTTGGCTTCGGGCAGGTTCTCCCATCCGATTGTTACCCGCTTTCCGCCTGAGCCCAACGGCTATCTCCATATCGGTCATGCCAAGTCAATCTGCCTCAACTTCGGCATTGCCAAGGAGTATGGCGGCAGGTGCCATCTGCGCTTTGACGACACCAACCCGGAAAAGGAGGAGGAGGAGTATGTCCGTGCAATTATTGAGGATGTGCGCTGGCTTGGATTTGACTGGGGCGAGCACCTCTACTATGCCTCGGACTATTACGAGCAGCTTTATCAATGGGCAATAGAACTGATAAAGAAGGGCAAGGCTTATGTCTGTGACCTTTCACCAGAGGAGGTGCGAGAGTATCGCGGCACCTTAACCAAGCCAGGCAAAGAGAGCCCTTATCGCAACCGCTCAGTTGAGGAAAACCTTGAACTTTTTGAGCGGATGAGGAAAGGGGAGTTTCCTGACGGCTCCAAGACCCTGCGCGCCAAGATTGATATGTCATCACCAAATCTCAATATGCGCGACCCGGTGATGTACCGGATTATGAAGGTCCCGCACCATCGCACCGGTGATAAATGGTGCATCTATCCAACCTATGACTGGGCGCATGGTCAGTCCGACTCCATTGAAGGCATCACCCATTCCATCTGCACATTAGAGTTTGAGGACCACCGACCCTTATATGACTGGTTTCTTGACCAGCTGGGTGTGCACCATCCCCGTCAGGTTGAGTTTGCCCGTCTGAACTTGACCTACACGGTGATGAGCAAGCGCCGGTTATTAGAACTTGTTCAGGAGGGTTATGTCTCAGGCTGGGATGACCCGCGGATGCCGACAATCGCCGGATTGAGGCGTCGGGGTTACACACCGGAATCCATCCGCAGATTCTGCGATGAAATCGGTGTGGCCAAGGCAGAGACGGTTATTTCCATTGACCTTCTTGAACATTGCCTTCGGGAGGATTTGAACAAACGGGCAGAACGCCGGATGGCGGTCTTAAGACCTTT comes from the candidate division WOR-3 bacterium genome and includes:
- a CDS encoding metallopeptidase TldD-related protein; this translates as MLEDRIRTILLEARDYARRSGLNAEFSFHRERSSLIRLGNSAIALSTSEELTRLDVSVQDGRRVGDFTLTADITSLEQLKSALRQAEENCRNALPKDYDPIFGMVEETVDDTRGYDPELENISPNSKAELCAKVIKSLKPKGRYDFSGSWSTGSTEMFYITTANDNEAYRKMTDGRLVLVLKESIKKWELSVERTQKRANEFSADDVAQEFEALLPIYENNPGYKTPIGNQRVLFGPQAIAELVALSVWSGFFGRAYEEGRAFTAKNRPGDKIFSEMVTIFDDPDHPLVFGMPFDFTGKRRRLFKLVEKGVFAGVCYDSQTAAKYKKERTGHDLMNWDLVFVGGSGPAGLKEALALADNALYIPHLHYTHLPDPTKGIFTGSSRFNALLVKDGRFVSPIFSSRITDSIPNVFNNIVAVSAALVAQNISSTYERRSPEAMAVPSWLLCDNVRISDVADGF
- a CDS encoding TldD/PmbA family protein; amino-acid sequence: MSNNFTSAVRSELKRMLDLGCSFADVRFYDEDSSERLVIYDGNLEANYRRRERGIGVRVLKQGAVGFAATADLNALSACFDRALANAEAALWLLGFPKDMGKAQPVKGKYQPPFEKDPFELPLQEKLEFLKMVDERLKDKTVEHRMVSALFQKRRIHYFNTEGTEIERWVLNTFAEMVVMARDKEGRTQRRSYALDSDGTGTRGFEWLSDPKAFSEHTERIKKELGEIVAAETLPPKRRDVILLPGQGHLQVHETIGHPLELDRILGYELSFAGGSHVKPEMIGSLRYGSEKLNAKVMVVENSPGTFGYDDEGTPQHEYYLIKNGILVNVLCCRLDLAEANALAGKTVVRESGASARAAGFYKTPIDRMTNVCVEWGDDGTLDDIVRATEDGVILDMPVSWSIGSNREHFHFGCEIAWEVKEGRITKVYKNPTYQGHTLEFYNSLDMVGDRSTWRLFQVANCGKGEPNQIMEVGHGVPVMRFKNVITGEGR
- the gltX gene encoding glutamate--tRNA ligase: MSSEKVRVRIAPSPTGAMHLGLARTALYNWLFARQHQGTFILRIDDTDVLRNKEEMLEPILSGLEWLGLDWDEGPKKEGPFAPYYQSQRSAVYEEAVKKLIDCGAAYLDYATPEEIALERERAKQEGKTFRYSRRWLAETEEDCRRFEREGRKPVVRLKMPREGKLIIDDLIRGRVEFDLSLEQDHIIQRQDKTFLYHLTSAVDDGEMKISHIIRAEEHLSNTPRQVFILEALGYPLPKFAHLPYVAEPGTKNKLSKRKLKEYLKKPEFAELMQRGERIRARLHIETTPELFNPVVIDFYQKTGFLPEALLNYLALLGWSFDDRTEFFTRDDLIKAFSLERVVRSPAGFDPQKLLAFQVHYMMGLPVEKRVELVLPYLLQANLLSLPVRENERKMVQEIVLAAGDRIKLAGDILEYDYFFVEDEKLTYDEKALRRWLGKRHQRQILTDAKEALRLLPVWEKEQLQAKLEAYIKEKNIKGMELSQALRVAITGRDYGFGIYDILTIMGKERVINRVERVLSQQHPED
- a CDS encoding glutamine--tRNA ligase/YqeY domain fusion protein, which produces MNKESEKKSGPDFIRRIINEDLASGRFSHPIVTRFPPEPNGYLHIGHAKSICLNFGIAKEYGGRCHLRFDDTNPEKEEEEYVRAIIEDVRWLGFDWGEHLYYASDYYEQLYQWAIELIKKGKAYVCDLSPEEVREYRGTLTKPGKESPYRNRSVEENLELFERMRKGEFPDGSKTLRAKIDMSSPNLNMRDPVMYRIMKVPHHRTGDKWCIYPTYDWAHGQSDSIEGITHSICTLEFEDHRPLYDWFLDQLGVHHPRQVEFARLNLTYTVMSKRRLLELVQEGYVSGWDDPRMPTIAGLRRRGYTPESIRRFCDEIGVAKAETVISIDLLEHCLREDLNKRAERRMAVLRPLKVVIENYPPGKVEELEAINNPEDLNAGTRKVPFSREIYIEEDDFREEPPPKYYRLTPGREVRLRYAYLIKCVGVIKDENGRVKELRCTYDPKTLGSDAPDGRKVKATIHWVSAQHAIDAEVRLYDRLFTKPDPDDVEPGQDWKSNINPNSLVILRGCKLEPSLKDVKPGDKFQFERLGYFCADLKDCLPGNLVFNRTVTLKDTWAKIAQRLDQGSG